One Nostoc sp. UHCC 0302 DNA window includes the following coding sequences:
- a CDS encoding aldose epimerase has translation MFTIALQQQQYKTYILSDETANSQLEVVPERGGIITRWRVQGQDILYLDAERFANPDLSVRGGIPILFPICGNLPENTYTHNGKQYTLKQHGFARDLPWVVTNQVTEERVSLTLVLNSSEQTRAVYPFNFQLAFTYKLQGNTLEIRQQYKNLSSTPMPFSTGFHPYFLTVDKTGLEFEIPSQQYQDQITKEIHPFNGTFDLNRDEIDFAFGQLTSQSTRVTDNTRKLRLTLDYDDIYSKLVFWTLKGKDFYCLEPWSAPRNSLNTGENLTVLEPEASFSTSVRFRADFF, from the coding sequence GTGTTTACCATTGCACTTCAACAGCAACAGTACAAAACTTACATTCTTTCTGACGAAACTGCTAACTCCCAACTGGAAGTTGTCCCAGAACGTGGCGGCATCATTACCCGTTGGCGCGTCCAGGGGCAAGATATTCTCTACTTGGATGCTGAACGCTTTGCTAATCCTGACTTGAGCGTTAGGGGTGGGATTCCAATTTTGTTTCCCATCTGCGGAAATTTACCAGAAAATACTTACACTCATAACGGCAAACAATATACCCTCAAGCAACACGGTTTTGCCCGTGACTTGCCCTGGGTGGTAACTAACCAAGTAACCGAAGAACGGGTTAGCCTCACTCTTGTCCTCAATAGCAGTGAGCAAACACGAGCAGTTTATCCTTTTAATTTTCAACTGGCTTTTACCTACAAACTCCAAGGCAATACCTTAGAAATTCGGCAGCAGTATAAAAATCTTTCATCCACACCAATGCCATTTTCTACTGGTTTCCATCCTTACTTTCTGACAGTTGATAAAACGGGATTAGAATTTGAAATTCCTTCCCAACAGTACCAAGACCAAATAACTAAGGAAATTCATCCTTTTAACGGAACTTTTGACTTGAACCGCGATGAAATTGATTTTGCTTTCGGGCAACTCACCAGTCAATCTACCAGAGTGACAGATAATACTCGTAAGCTAAGATTAACCTTGGATTACGACGATATCTATTCCAAGCTGGTGTTTTGGACATTGAAAGGCAAAGACTTTTACTGTTTAGAACCGTGGAGCGCTCCCCGTAACTCTCTAAACACTGGTGAAAACCTCACTGTGTTAGAACCAGAAGCTAGTTTCTCGACATCTGTCAGGTTCAGAGCAGATTTTTTCTAA
- the pdhA gene encoding pyruvate dehydrogenase (acetyl-transferring) E1 component subunit alpha: protein MVQERTLPTFNTATAQITKEEGLRLYEDMVLGRFFEDKCAEMYYRGKMFGFVHLYNGQEAVSTGVIQAMRPGEDFVSSTYRDHVHALSAGVPAKEVMAELFGKATGCSRGRGGSMHMFSAKHRLLGGYAFVAEGIPVAAGAAFQSKYRREVLKDQSADQVTACFFGDGAANNGQFFETLNMAALWKLPILFVVENNKWAIGMAHDRATSQPEIYKKASVFNMVGVEVDGMDVLAVRAVAQEAVARARAGEGPTLIEALTYRFRGHSLADPDEMRSKAEKEFWFARDPIKKLAAYLIEQNLADEAELKGIERKIQDVIDEAVKFAESSPEPDPSELYRFVFAEDE from the coding sequence ATGGTTCAAGAACGCACATTACCAACATTTAATACTGCCACTGCCCAAATTACCAAGGAAGAAGGGTTGCGGTTGTATGAAGACATGGTGTTAGGGCGCTTTTTTGAAGATAAATGCGCTGAAATGTACTACAGAGGCAAAATGTTTGGTTTTGTCCATCTGTACAATGGTCAAGAAGCCGTTTCTACTGGTGTCATCCAGGCAATGCGACCCGGTGAAGATTTCGTGAGTAGCACCTACCGCGACCACGTTCATGCTTTGAGTGCGGGCGTACCAGCAAAAGAAGTAATGGCAGAGTTGTTTGGTAAAGCCACAGGTTGCAGTAGAGGGCGTGGTGGTTCCATGCATATGTTTTCTGCCAAACATCGCTTGTTAGGTGGCTATGCTTTTGTTGCTGAGGGAATTCCTGTAGCAGCTGGAGCAGCTTTTCAAAGCAAATATCGCCGGGAAGTGCTAAAAGATCAAAGCGCTGACCAAGTGACAGCTTGCTTTTTTGGTGATGGTGCTGCTAATAACGGACAATTTTTCGAGACACTGAATATGGCAGCGTTATGGAAGCTGCCAATTCTTTTTGTGGTAGAAAACAATAAGTGGGCAATTGGTATGGCTCACGATCGCGCTACGTCCCAACCAGAGATTTACAAAAAAGCCAGTGTATTCAACATGGTGGGCGTGGAAGTAGATGGAATGGACGTGCTGGCAGTGCGAGCTGTAGCACAAGAAGCTGTAGCCCGCGCTCGTGCAGGTGAAGGCCCAACATTAATCGAAGCACTTACCTACCGCTTCCGGGGTCATTCCCTGGCAGACCCAGATGAAATGCGTAGCAAAGCTGAAAAAGAATTCTGGTTTGCCCGTGACCCCATTAAGAAGTTGGCAGCTTATCTAATTGAGCAAAACTTAGCGGATGAGGCAGAACTCAAAGGCATTGAGCGTAAAATTCAGGATGTGATTGACGAAGCGGTCAAGTTCGCAGAAAGCAGCCCTGAACCAGACCCCAGCGAGTTATATCGCTTCGTGTTTGCAGAAGACGAATAA